The nucleotide sequence CACCATCATTTTCACGGGCGCATGGAAAGCTCTTAGGCCTGAATCACGCCGTCTTCGTCAACGGCACCGTTCTTGTCGGCCTTCTTGCCTTTTTTGCCCTTGCCAGCATCTTCTTCACCAGCAGCGCCGGGCAGCAGGGCAATGCCCAGGCTGTCACGCACCTTGTTTTCGATCTCAAAAGCCAGCGCGGGGTTTTCACGCAGGAATTCACGCGAGTTGTCGCGGCCCTGGCCGATTTTTTCGCCGTTGTAGGCATACCAGGCGCCGGACTTTTCCAGAATCTTGGCGTTCACGCCCATGTCCAGAATTTCGCCTTCGCGGCTGATACCTTCGCCGAACAGAATGTCGAATTCTGCGGTTTTGAAGGGGGGCGAAACCTTGTTCTTGACGACCTTGACCTTGGTTTCGTTGCCGATGGCTTCGTCACCCTTCTTGATCGTGCCGGTGCGGCGAATGTCCAGACGCACAGAGGCGTAGAACTTCAGCGCGTTACCGCCAGTGGTGGTTTCGGGCGAGCCGAACATCACACCAATCTTCATGCGGATCTGGTTGATGAAGATGACCATGCAGTTGGTCTTCTTGATCGTGGCAGTCAGCTTGCGCAGGGCTTGCGACATCAGACGGGCTTGCAGACCGGGCAGTGCATCGCCCATTTCGCCTTCAATTTCAGCCTTGGGAGTCAGGGCTGCCACGGAGTCAATAACGATCAGGTCCACCGCGCCAGAGCGCACCAGGCTGTCGCAAATTTCCAGAGCCTGCTCACCGGTGTCAGGCTGGCTGATCAGCACATCGCTGAGGCTCACACCCAGCTTCTGGGCGTAGCCGGTGTCCAGCGCGTGTTCCGCATCGATAAAGGCGCAGGTGCCGCCCTGCTTTTGCATCTCGGCAATAACCTGCAACGTCAGCGTGGTCTTGCCCGAGGATTCTGGGCCGTAGATTTCGATCACGCGGCCACGGGGCAGACCACCTACGCCCAGAGCGATGTCCAGACCCAGCGAGCCGGTGGAGACGACTTGAATGTCTTCAATCGCTTCACCCTCACCCAGCTTCATGATGGTGCCCTTGCCGAACTGCTTTTCGATCTGGGCCAGGGCTGCTGCCAGCGCTTTGGCTTTTTCGCTGTTGTCGGCGGGGGTGTTCTTGGCGGTGGCGTTCATATCAGGCTCCGAGAGAGGTGAGTGACTGTCTGTGGCCAGTCCTGTCTTTGCATTCAGGCTGGATGCTTGAACAGTAGTTTATGAGCTTGTATTGCCGTTGTGTTGAATTTAATAGTCAGTTTGCCTTACTATTGATGCATGACCGAAATCGCCCCCGTTACGCCCGCTGAAGACGCCTGGCGCCAGACCCATCTGGGCCGCTTGCTGGGCCACGCCATGCGCCGCTTTGATGCCCGGGTGCTGCAGCTCATGTCCCGTGATGTGGAGGTGCCGCTGGCGCTGTCCAATCTCGCGGCACGTGACAAGGTGGGGGCCGCGCATATTCACATCACGCGGCACCTTTCTCTGGCTGGCGACAGGTTGACCGACCTGGCAGAGAAAGCAGGCATGACCAAGCAGGCCATGGCCGATCTAGTCACGCAGTGCGAGGCATGGGGTCTGGTCACCCGCGAAACGGATTCCCGCGATGCCCGCGCCAAACGGGTGCGCTTTACGGAAAGCGGCCTGGCCTGGGTGCAGGCTTTTCACGATGCCGTCACGCAGGCTGAGGCCGAGTTTCGCGATGCCGTGGGCGAGGATGTGGCCACCGTGGTGGCGCTGGGGCTGGAGGCCTATGCTGACGGCTACTGAGACTGCACGGTTTTGGTTCATGGGTGACACCAGCCATCCCTACAATGGCGACAAAAGTGCCACTGGCACCAAAAACTAGCAGGAGACACCCATGCGCATTCTCATCGCCGAAGACGACCAGGTGCTGGCAGACGGCCTGCAGCGCACGCTGCGCAGCTCTGGCGCCGTAGTCAGCCATGTGGCCAATGGCAGCGAGGCCGATACCGCACTGCTGACCAGCAGTGAATTTGATTTGCTGATTCTTGACCTGGGCCTGCCCAAGATGCACGGTCTGGAAGTGCTCAAGCGCCTGCGCGGGCGTGGCGATGCGCTGCCGGTGCTGATTCTCACGGCCGCAGACTCCATCGAAGAACGTGTGCAGGGCCTGGATCTGGGCGCGGACGACTACATGGCCAAGCCGTTTGCCCTGTCCGAGCTGGAGGCCCGCGTGCGTGCCCTCACGCGGCGCGGCATGGGTGGCGCCAGCTCCACCATCAAGCACGGTCCGCTGGTCTATGACCAGTCAGGCCGGGTCGCCACCATCGACGGCAAGATGGTGGAACTGTCCGCCCGCGAGCTGGGTCTGCTGGAAGTGCTGCTGCAGCGCGCAGGCCGTCTGGTCAGCAAGGACCAGCTGGTGGAGCGCCTGTGCGAGTGGGGCGAAGAGGTGAGCAACAACGCCATCGAGGTCTATATCCACCGCCTGCGCAAGAAGATTGAAAAGGGCCCCATCCGCATTGCCACGGTGCGCGGCCTGGGCTACTGCCTGGAGAAAATCCCCAGCTGACATGCTCCTCAATTCATAGCTGATAGTGATTATTGGTGAATGACTTGAAGCTAAAAACACTTAAAAAATTCATCGGACCGCAGCCTTGAAGATCTTTCAGCGTGAGCAGCGATCCCTCTTCGGCGAGATCCTTGACTGGATGCTCACGCCGCTGCTGCTGCTGTGGCCCGTCAGTCTGGCGCTGACCTGGCTGGTGGCGCAGGGTCTGGCCAACAAGCCGTTTGACCGGGCGCTGGAATACAACGCGCAGGCGCTGGCGCAGTTGGTCATCGTGCAGCGCGGCAAGGTGCAGTTCAATCTGCCACAGTCGGCCAGCGAGATCTTGCGCGCCGATGAATCGGACACCGTTTTCTTCCAGGTCAGCGGCACCAAGGGCGAATACCTGGCGGGCGAGCGCGACCTGCCCCACCCGGATGCAACAGAAGACCAGCCCCCCACCGGCACGGTGCTGCTGCGCGATGAGGAATACAAGGGCATAGACCTGCGCGTGGCCTATATCTGGGTGCGCATGCCGCTGCCGGGTGAGCCCAATGCATTGGTGCAAGTGGCGGAAACGCGTGAAAAGCGCAGCGTGCTGGCCACGGAAATCATCAAGGGGGTGATGCTGCCGCAGTTCGTCATCCTGCCGCTGGCAGCCCTTCTGGTGTGGCTGGCGCTGGCGCGCGGCATCAAGCCGCTGCACCGGCTGGAGGAGCGCATTCGCGCGCGCAAGCCCGAAGACCTCTCGCCCATCAACCACAGAGATGTGCCGCTGGAAGTGGTGCCACTGGTCGATTCCGTCAATGATTTGCTGGAGCGACTGGACGACTCCATCGCTACGCAAAAGCGCTTTCTGGCCGATGCCGCCCACCAGCTCAAAACCCCGCTGGCAGGGTTGCGCATGCAGGCCGATCTGGCCCAGCGTGAGGGCACGAACACCGAAGACCTGAAGCGATCGCTGGCGCAGATCGGGCGCTCTTCCATGCGCGCCACCCACACCGTCAACCAGTTGCTGGCGCTGGCGCGGGCCGAGAGCGCCGTGCCCGCCATGCAGGGTTGCAATCTGGTGCACATCGTCACCGATGTGTTTCAGGACTGCCTGCCCCGCGCCATGGACAAGCACATAGACCTGGGCTACGAGGGCGCCAGCGCCAGCACGCCCGGCGTCTGGCTCAACGGCAATGCCACGCTGCTGGCCGAGCTGGTGCGCAACCTGGTGGACAACGCCATCAACTACACGCCATCAAGCATCGAAAAACCCGGCATGGTGACGGTGCGGGTGCAGGCCGATCACTTTGGTCAGGTGCTGCTGCTGCAGGTGGAAGACAGCGGCCCCGGCGTGCCGCCGGCCGAGCGCGAGCTGATCTTCCAGCCGTTCTACCGCGCCCTTGGCTCTGAAGCCGATGGCTCCGGCCTGGGCCTGCCCATCGTCATGGAGATCGCGCGCCAGCATGGTGCGCAGGTGCTGCTGCAGGATGCCAAACCCGGCCAGCCAGCGCCCGGTGCACTGTTTACCGTGCGCTTCAAAGCCATGCCCGGGCAGCAGTAATCGCCTCATTTCAGGCAAGCAGCGCAGCGCCGGATTGCACCTTGTTTTATGCACCAAACTGGTGCCATACAAAGCAAAAAAATCTCAACAGCGGCGCGGCCTTGCGCCTGTTTCTGCGGGTATTGCATAGCGGAAACTGCGTACTGAGCGAACACTTGCTTCCTCTAGAATTGTTTGCAGGAATTGCCCTACAAGAGTCTCCGCAAAGCTCAGCAATTCCACTGCATTTTCTGGATCCGGGAGCTTTCATGCAACGTCGTCAATTCATCCACTCGGCAGCCGCTGCTGCTGTGGCCTCTTCTCTTTCTGGCCTGTCCATGGCTCAGGACACATCGCGCCCGCTGCGCATCGTCGTGCCTTTCCCTGCCGGCGGCCCTACCGACATGGTTCCCCGCAATATGCAGGACGTGCTGCCCAAGCTGCTGGGCGGTCAGGCTGTGGTGATTGAGAACAAGGCTGGCGCTGGCGGCTCCATCGGCATGGCAGAAGTGGCCCGCGCCACTGACGGTGTGACTTTCGGCATTGCCACGCTCTCCACCCACGGCGTGAACCCTGCCGTGTTCAAGAAGCTGCCTTATGACGCGATCAACGACTTCGTGGGCGTGACCGAGATCGTCAAGGCCCCGGGCGTGATCGTGATCAACCCCAAGCTGATTCCCGCCAAGACCTTTGCCGAGTTTGTGGCCTACCTCAAGGCCAACCCCGGCAAGGTGTCCTTTGCCACCCCCGGCAACGGCACCATTGGCCATATGTGGGGTGCCCAGTTCATGAAGAGCACCGGCACAGAAATGCACCACATTCCCTACCGCGGCTCGGCCCCTGCCATCAACGATGTGCTGGGCGGTCAGGTTCCCGTGTACTTCGACCAGGTGAACTCCTCCCTGCCCCACATCAAGAGCGGCAAGGTGCGTGCACTGGCCGTGTCCTGGCATGAACGCCTCGATGTGCTGCCCGATGTCCCAACCTATGCCCAGGCAGGTCACCCCGATCTGAACAACCCTTCCTGGTTCGGCCTGGTGGCCCCCAAGAACACGCCCGCCGCACAGGTCGAGCGCGTACAGAAAGCCATTGTGGCCGCCCTCAAGGACCCCGCCGTCAAGCAACGCATTGCCGCCCAGGGCCTGTACCCATCGGGCACGTCGAGCGCCGACTTCACCAAGCAGATTGCCAGCGAAATAGCGCAGATGAAGAAGGTGGCTGCTGCCGCCAATATCCAGATGGATTAAAAATCGAAGCTGGGTGCGCTTGGCTCACCTTGCTTTCAATGACAAAGGGCCTGCAAATGCAGGCCCTTTGTGCGTTAGCAGCTATTGATTTAAAAAATCATCCCTTCGGGCAGGCCTGCAAAGCCCGTGGCAGCAGGTTCTTGCCCGCCAGCGTGGCCACTTCGCTGCGGAAGGAGGGTGTGGCCTTGGGCAGGCGCAGCGCATAGGTGGTGACTTCGGGGCGCTCCTGCACCACACGGGCCGTGCGCACCCCCTGGCGAGTGAAGGTCGCCAGCTGGCGCTGAGCTGCTTCTTCAGACGAGAAACGCCCCAGAGACAGTCCAGGCTCCAGATTACCACCGGCCCGGTCAAAGTCGATGTTCATCAGGCGCAGCTCACCGCGCTTGCGGTCCAGAAACTCGGCATCGGGAAACTTGCCCATATAGACCATCCAGCGGCCATTCTGGTGGCTGGCCACCAGATCCCATTCGCTTTTCAGCTTGGCTCCGGCCAGGGCGCGGCGAATGGTGTCCGCCTGCTTTTCTTCAATGCCAGAGGCCTGATAGCAAGTCTCAGGCTCCTTCACTTCCTTGGCCGCCACGGTTTCAGACTTCTCGGCTTTCTCGGGCTTCTCTGCCACTTCCGGCTTGGGTTCAGGTTTGGCTTCTGGCTTTTCCTCAGCCTTGGGCTCAGGCTTGCGATCGTCCGTCTCCGGCTCGACAGCTGGCGGCTCCACCCCATCGGGGGCGGCGGCCGGGCCAGGCGTCTGCAACACCAGCGCTTCGGGCTTGATCTGCTCCTGCAGGCGCTGCGGCTCGGATTGCACCGTCGGCTGCAGCCCCATGCTGGCCAGATAGCCATGGCTCCACATGTAATAGCCCGCGTTGCCCAAAAGCAGCAGCAGAAAGACGATTCTCAGCATGGCGTTCTCATATCAGTGTTACCCGTTAGGTTACAGACTCTACATAGCCTGTGAAACCGGCGCATTCCAAGCGCGGGCAGCCGAGCAAGGGCCGTCCCGCAGCGATGGCGGCGTCCTCCTCCCATAGCGCGCAGCGCGTAGAGAGAGGGCGCCGTGCAACGGAGGAAGACGCGAAGCGGCTCAGGAGGTGGCCCATTCAATTTTGTATTGGACTGCTGGCAGGGCGCACGCTGATTTCCGAGCTGGTCACCGCCTGCACACCGGCAGCAGTGCGCACCAGAAAGCCGCCATCGGCCGCCACACCTTCGGCAATGCCGCTGGTGCCGTCGCTCAGGTTCACCTCGCGGCCCGCCAGCAGGTCGCGCTGGGCAAAGCGCTGCATCAGCGGGGCAAAGCCGTGCCGGGCAAAGCTCTGCACCTCGGCCACCAGATTGGGCAGTATGCAGGCCAGCGCCGTGGGCGCATCCAGCGCGGCATCCAGCTCCTGCAGGCAGGCGGGGGCGGTGCGCATGCCATCGCCAGGGCGTGGGCGCACATTGATGCCAATACCAATCACCACATAGCGCGGCGCGCTGAAATCGTGCTGGTGCGTGCCCACAAAGCTGGCGGTCTCGATCAGAATGCCGGCCAGCTTGCGGTCGCCCTCCAACCACAAGTCATTGGGCCACTTGATGCCAATCTTGGGCGCAGCCCCCGAAGCACTTGCAACAGGCAGACGAGGCTGCAGGCTCTCGGCCACACTCACGCCCACGGCCAGCGACAGGCCCGACCAGTCCTTGGGCGCCAGCGGCAGGCCCAGCGAGAACATCAGCGAATCGCCCACTCCACTGACCCAGTTACGCCCGAGTCGGCCACGGCCTTGCGTCTGCTGCTCTGCAATCAGGAGTACCGGCTCCGTCAGCCCCTCACGCGCACGGCGCATGAGTTCGGTGTTGCTGGAGTCGATGGTGGGCAGCACCTCGACCGTAAAGCCCGGCAACTGCGGCGCAATGGCTTCCCACAAGGCTTCGGCGTTCCAGTGAATTGGCTGGGTCATTTCTATCTATCCAAATCTTTGCGCGCAGCGCAAATCTAAAAAACTGGCGCGCCCTAAAACCAGAGACAGCGAGCAAGGGCCGCCCCGTAGCGAGGCTGTCGTCCCCCTCCCGAAGGAGAGGGGGAAGGCGGGGCCGCCTAGGCGCAAAGCGCCTCAGGGGGTGGCTGGAAACGGAGGTTTCCAGCCCCTTTTCGGCGCCAGCATCGTCCCCCGGCATTCCGCCGCACCGCAGTAGCAGGCGTATTCCGCCTTGAGCTTTTTCGTATAACGCTCTTCCACCATCAGGCCGTAGTCGTAATTGAGTTCTTCACCCGCCGCAATATTGCGCAGCGCAATGATGAAGATGCGCCCATCAATCTCGTCGGTGTAGCAGTTGGGCGCGCAGCTGTGATTGATCCAGCGCGAGGAGTTGCCCTTGTGCGTTGCGTCAATCACACGCTCATCATCCACCTGGAAGTAAAAAGTGTGATTGGGCTGGCTGGGGTCATGCGGGTGACGGTCCTGCGCCTCCTGCCAGTCAATGACCTCACCCACATACTCAATAATGGTTTCGCCTTCCGCAATATCCTGCGCGGCGAAAACACCTTTGCCGTGCACGCCGGAGCGCCGAGTCTGAATACGGCGGCCTGTTGATGGTGCCAAGGATGTGCGGGGCATGTTTTCTCTGATACTTTGAATATGCACACATGTGCGCGTGCGCGCGCGTGAGAAGCGAATTGTATGAGCCTGAGCCCATGGATAGAAGCTCAGGTGGTTAATGACGACGAGAACACACAATGACTAAAACCCTGGTGATTGCAGAGAAGCCTTCTGTCGCACAGGACATCGTCCGTGCACTGACCCCGGTGGCAGGCAAGTTCGACAAACACGATGACTATTTCGAATCCGACAGCTATGTGGTGACCAGTGCGGTCGGCCACCTGGTGGAGATTCAGGCGCCCGAGGAATTCGACGTCAAGCGCGGCAAGTGGAGCTTTGCCAACCTGCCGGTGATTCCACCCCGCTTTGACCTGAAGCCTGTGGACAAGACCAAGACGCGCCTGAACGCCGTGGTCAAGCAGGCCAAGCGCAAAGATGTGACCGAACTCATCAATGCCTGTGACGCGGGCCGCGAGGGTGAACTGATCTTCCGCCTGATCGAGCAGTACGCAGGCGGCGCCAAGGGCGGCCTGGGCAAGCCTGTGAAGCGCCTGTGGCTGCAGTCCATGACGCCGCAGGCCATTCGTGACGGCTTCAAGAACCTGCGCAGCGACCAGCAGATGCAGGGCCTGGCCAGCGCAGCGCGCAGCCGCTCTGAAGCCGACTGGCTGGTGGGCATCAACGGCACGCGCGCCATGACAGCCTTCAACTCCCGCGACGGCGGCTTCTTCCTCACCACAGTGGGCCGCGTGCAGACGCCTACGCTGTCGCTGGTGGTGGAGCGTGAAGAAAAAATCCGCAAGTTCGTCAGCCGCGACTACTGGGAGGTGCATGGCACCTTCGATGCGCAGGCCGGCCAGTACCTGGGCAAGTGGTTCAACCCACAGTGGAAGAAGTCCGACGATGTGGAAGCCAAGGCCGACCGCCTGTGGAACAAGCAGGAAGCCGATGCCATTGCCGCCGCCGTGCGCGGCAAGCCTGCCACGGTGACGGAAGAGAGCAAGCCCACGACGCAAGCCTCGCCCCTGCTGTTCGACCTGACCAGCTTGCAGCGCGAGGCCAACGGCAAGTTCGGCTTCTCGGCCAAGACCACGCTGGCGCTGGCGCAAAGCCTGTATGAGCGCCACAAGGCCCTGACCTACCCCCGTACCGACGCCCGCGCGCTGCCAGAGGACTACCTGCCCGTGGCGCGCCAGACCTTTGACATGCTGGCCACCAGCGGCATGCGCCATCTGGCACCGTTTGCCCAGCAGGCTATCAACGACAACTACATTCGCCCAACCAAGCGCATCTTCGACAACAGCAAGATCTCGGATCACTTTGCCATCATCCCCACCACGCAAGCGCCTTCGGGCCTGAGCGAGGCTGAGCAAAAGCTGTACGACCTGGTCGTGCGCCGCTTCATGGCGGTGTTCTTCCC is from Comamonas fluminis and encodes:
- the recA gene encoding recombinase RecA — encoded protein: MNATAKNTPADNSEKAKALAAALAQIEKQFGKGTIMKLGEGEAIEDIQVVSTGSLGLDIALGVGGLPRGRVIEIYGPESSGKTTLTLQVIAEMQKQGGTCAFIDAEHALDTGYAQKLGVSLSDVLISQPDTGEQALEICDSLVRSGAVDLIVIDSVAALTPKAEIEGEMGDALPGLQARLMSQALRKLTATIKKTNCMVIFINQIRMKIGVMFGSPETTTGGNALKFYASVRLDIRRTGTIKKGDEAIGNETKVKVVKNKVSPPFKTAEFDILFGEGISREGEILDMGVNAKILEKSGAWYAYNGEKIGQGRDNSREFLRENPALAFEIENKVRDSLGIALLPGAAGEEDAGKGKKGKKADKNGAVDEDGVIQA
- a CDS encoding MarR family winged helix-turn-helix transcriptional regulator, translated to MTEIAPVTPAEDAWRQTHLGRLLGHAMRRFDARVLQLMSRDVEVPLALSNLAARDKVGAAHIHITRHLSLAGDRLTDLAEKAGMTKQAMADLVTQCEAWGLVTRETDSRDARAKRVRFTESGLAWVQAFHDAVTQAEAEFRDAVGEDVATVVALGLEAYADGY
- a CDS encoding response regulator — encoded protein: MRILIAEDDQVLADGLQRTLRSSGAVVSHVANGSEADTALLTSSEFDLLILDLGLPKMHGLEVLKRLRGRGDALPVLILTAADSIEERVQGLDLGADDYMAKPFALSELEARVRALTRRGMGGASSTIKHGPLVYDQSGRVATIDGKMVELSARELGLLEVLLQRAGRLVSKDQLVERLCEWGEEVSNNAIEVYIHRLRKKIEKGPIRIATVRGLGYCLEKIPS
- a CDS encoding sensor histidine kinase; the protein is MKIFQREQRSLFGEILDWMLTPLLLLWPVSLALTWLVAQGLANKPFDRALEYNAQALAQLVIVQRGKVQFNLPQSASEILRADESDTVFFQVSGTKGEYLAGERDLPHPDATEDQPPTGTVLLRDEEYKGIDLRVAYIWVRMPLPGEPNALVQVAETREKRSVLATEIIKGVMLPQFVILPLAALLVWLALARGIKPLHRLEERIRARKPEDLSPINHRDVPLEVVPLVDSVNDLLERLDDSIATQKRFLADAAHQLKTPLAGLRMQADLAQREGTNTEDLKRSLAQIGRSSMRATHTVNQLLALARAESAVPAMQGCNLVHIVTDVFQDCLPRAMDKHIDLGYEGASASTPGVWLNGNATLLAELVRNLVDNAINYTPSSIEKPGMVTVRVQADHFGQVLLLQVEDSGPGVPPAERELIFQPFYRALGSEADGSGLGLPIVMEIARQHGAQVLLQDAKPGQPAPGALFTVRFKAMPGQQ
- a CDS encoding Bug family tripartite tricarboxylate transporter substrate binding protein, with protein sequence MQRRQFIHSAAAAAVASSLSGLSMAQDTSRPLRIVVPFPAGGPTDMVPRNMQDVLPKLLGGQAVVIENKAGAGGSIGMAEVARATDGVTFGIATLSTHGVNPAVFKKLPYDAINDFVGVTEIVKAPGVIVINPKLIPAKTFAEFVAYLKANPGKVSFATPGNGTIGHMWGAQFMKSTGTEMHHIPYRGSAPAINDVLGGQVPVYFDQVNSSLPHIKSGKVRALAVSWHERLDVLPDVPTYAQAGHPDLNNPSWFGLVAPKNTPAAQVERVQKAIVAALKDPAVKQRIAAQGLYPSGTSSADFTKQIASEIAQMKKVAAAANIQMD
- a CDS encoding SPOR domain-containing protein encodes the protein MLRIVFLLLLLGNAGYYMWSHGYLASMGLQPTVQSEPQRLQEQIKPEALVLQTPGPAAAPDGVEPPAVEPETDDRKPEPKAEEKPEAKPEPKPEVAEKPEKAEKSETVAAKEVKEPETCYQASGIEEKQADTIRRALAGAKLKSEWDLVASHQNGRWMVYMGKFPDAEFLDRKRGELRLMNIDFDRAGGNLEPGLSLGRFSSEEAAQRQLATFTRQGVRTARVVQERPEVTTYALRLPKATPSFRSEVATLAGKNLLPRALQACPKG
- a CDS encoding biotin--[acetyl-CoA-carboxylase] ligase, which gives rise to MTQPIHWNAEALWEAIAPQLPGFTVEVLPTIDSSNTELMRRAREGLTEPVLLIAEQQTQGRGRLGRNWVSGVGDSLMFSLGLPLAPKDWSGLSLAVGVSVAESLQPRLPVASASGAAPKIGIKWPNDLWLEGDRKLAGILIETASFVGTHQHDFSAPRYVVIGIGINVRPRPGDGMRTAPACLQELDAALDAPTALACILPNLVAEVQSFARHGFAPLMQRFAQRDLLAGREVNLSDGTSGIAEGVAADGGFLVRTAAGVQAVTSSEISVRPASSPIQN
- a CDS encoding SET domain-containing protein; the protein is MPRTSLAPSTGRRIQTRRSGVHGKGVFAAQDIAEGETIIEYVGEVIDWQEAQDRHPHDPSQPNHTFYFQVDDERVIDATHKGNSSRWINHSCAPNCYTDEIDGRIFIIALRNIAAGEELNYDYGLMVEERYTKKLKAEYACYCGAAECRGTMLAPKRGWKPPFPATP